A genomic segment from Salmo trutta chromosome 38, fSalTru1.1, whole genome shotgun sequence encodes:
- the LOC115178225 gene encoding zinc finger protein 502-like, with the protein MSSRYFPRSEEEVCWTEKEVLVKEEKEEEAFTVKKEVEGEAVTVKEEEKDVKEEEFIVKEGDESLSVKEEDVVIGMKEEGEITVPLEETGDLINTRERPDLEEPETSKPARRHHCSHCGMIFNQLRCLKRHERIHTGEKPFQCFQCGKCFSLLASMKRHERIHTGEKPHHCSQCGKSFFSSGCLKRHGMTHTGEKPHHCSQCGKSFNRKEYLKEHERIHTGEKRDKPFQCSKCGNNFSLLASLKIHDRIHTGEKPHHCSQCGKSFKLKGQLKQHEIIHTGEKPYHCSQCEKSFAWLGHMRRHKRIHTGDKNVGC; encoded by the exons ATGAGCTCCCGCTACTTCCCCCGTTCTGAAGAAGAGGTctgttggacggagaaagaagttcttgtgaaagaggagaaggaagaggaggcttTCACAGTTAAAAAAgaggtagagggtgaggctgttacagtgaaagaagaggagaaagacGTGAAAGAGGAAGAATTTATAGTGAAAGAAGGGGATGAATCTTTAagcgtgaaagaggaggatgtagTTATTGGaatgaaggaggagggggagattacCGTCCCATTGGAGGAGACTGGAGATCTGATCAACACCA gagaaagACCAGACTTGGAGGAACCAGAGACGTCCAAACCAGCAAGACGACACCattgctcccactgtggaatgaTTTTTAACCAGTTAAGGTGTCTGAAacgacatgagagaatacacacaggggagaagcctttccaatgcttCCAGTGTGGAAAGTGTTTTTCCTTGTTAGCGAGCATGAAAAGACatgagaggatacacacaggggaaaagcctcatcactgctcccagtgtggaaagagttttttcTCATCAGGGTGCCTGAAAAGACATGGcatgacacacacaggagaaaaacctcatcactgctcccagtgtggaaagagttttaaccggAAAGAATACCTGAAAGAACACGAGAGAATACACACCGGGGAGAAGCGAGATAAACCTTTCCAATGCTCTAAGTGTGGAAATAATTTTTCGTTGTTAGCGAGCTTGAAAATACATgatagaatacacacaggggagaagcctcatcactgctcccagtgtggaaagagttttaagtTGAAAGGACAACTGAAACAGCATGAGataatacacacaggggagaagccttaccactgctcccaatgtgAAAAGAGTTTTGCGTGGTTGGGTCACATGAGAagacataagagaatacacacaggagataagAATGTAGGCTGCTGA
- the LOC115178213 gene encoding zinc finger protein OZF-like — protein MYINLSVLNTLSAYLLVTLFNFIFTLLAIWLSNIRLMLTSLISSSTMSSRCFPRSEEEVCWTEKEVIVKEEKEEEAVTVKKEVEGEAVTVKEEEVTVNEEALRVKEEDAVFGMKEEGEITVTLEETGDLINTRERPDSEEPETSKPARRRHCSHCGKGFNQLGDLKRHERIHTGEKPFDCSLCGKSFSLLASLKRHERTHTRDTPHHCSQCGKIFIQLGNLKIHERIHTGEKPHHCSQCGKSFNRKEYLKEHERIHTGEKRDKPFQCSQCGKSFSLLASLKIHERTHTGDKPHHCSQCGKSFNLKGQLKQHERIHTGEKPYHCSQCEKSFAWLGDLRRHERTHTGEKPHHCSQCGKSFNQLGHMRRHERIHTGDKDVGC, from the exons ATGTATATTAACCTCAGTGTTTTAAACACACTGTCTGCGTATTTACTAGTTACTctatttaatttcatatttacgttaTTAGCTATCTGGCTAAGTAACattaggctaatgctaactagcttgaTATCATCCTCGACCATGAGCTCCCGCTGCTTCCCCCGTTCTGAAGAAGAGGTctgttggacggagaaagaagttattgtgaaagaggagaaggaagaggaggctgtcacAGTTAAAAAAgaggtagagggtgaggctgttacagtgaaagaggaAGAAGTTACAGTGAACGAAGAAGCTTtaagagtgaaagaggaggatgccgtttttggaatgaaggaggagggggagattacGGTCACGTTGGAGGAgactggagatctgattaacacca gagaaagACCAGACTCGGAGGAACCAGAGACGTCCAAACCAGCAAGACGAcgtcactgctcccactgtggaaagggttttaaccAGTTAGGGGACCTGAAACgccatgagagaatacacacaggagagaagcctttcgattgctccctgtgtggaaagagtttttcctTGTTAGCGagcctgaaaaggcatgagaggacacacacaagaGATACTCCTCatcactgctctcagtgtggaaagataTTTATtcagttagggaacctaaaaatacatgagagaatacacacaggagagaagcctcatcactgctcccagtgtggaaagagttttaaccggAAAGAATACCTGaaagagcatgagagaatacacacaggagagaagcgagataaacctttccaatgctcccagtgtggaaagagtttttcctTGTTAGCgagcctgaaaatacatgagaggacacacacaggagataagcctcatcactgctcccagtgtggaaagagttttaacctGAAAGGACAACTGAAacagcatgagagaatacacacaggggagaagccctaccactgctcccaatgtgAAAAGAGTTTTGCTTGGTTAGGGGACCTGAGAAGACATGAGaggacgcacacaggagagaagcctcatcactgctcccagtgtggaaagagttttaaccagTTAGGTCACATGAGaagacatgagagaatacacacaggagataaggATGTAGGCTGCTGA